The Granulicella arctica genome segment ATCAACGATCGAATCGACGAAGCCTATCGGACGAAGTACAAAACCAGCCCCTATCTGCCGCCTATGGTCAGCAAACGGACGCGTTCCGCCACGGTGAAGATCGTACCCAGCAGAGCTTAAGAGAAACATCAACCCTTCCAGCCGAGTTTGTCGAAGGCATGGAGCCCGAACAAAAAGGAGACAGCAACGTGGATATCAAACGAGTTGGAACGCAGGCATCCGGCAAGGGACCTGCCGATTGGTTTACCGGCACCGTACGCGTCGATCCATTGTTTCAAGCGCCTGAACCGGCGCTCGTATCCGGCGCAAGCGTCACATTCGAGCCAGGCGCACGCACAGCGTGGCACACTCATCCCCTTGGTCAGACTCTGATCGTGACAGCGGGCGCAGGGTGGGTGCAACTGGAAGGTGGACTCATTCAGGACATCCGTCAGGGGGATGTTGTCTGGTTTGCTCCCGGCGAAAAACACTGGCATGGCGCGACTTCAACGACGGCTATGACCCACATCGCCATCCAGGAAAAGCTCGACGGCAAAGTCGTCGATTGGATGGAGCATGTCACCGACGAGCAATATCTCAAGGCTCGTTGAGAGTAGCCGTAAGGAGTGGGCGCGAGGGAGATGAGGACACGATGCAAAAGCGAGCATTAGGAACCAGCGGGCTCGAGGTCTCCGCCATAGGGCTGGGATGCATGAGGATGAGTGCCGGCCACGGAGAAGTTGCAGGCACCAAAAAGGAGATGATTGCTCTGATACGAGGCGCAGTCGAACGGGGCATCACCTTCTTCGACACAGCTCAGGTTTACGGGCCGTTTGTGAACGAAAAGCTTGTCGGAGAGGCACTTGCCCCGTTACGGGATCAGGTGATCATCGCGACCAAGTTCGGTTTCAACTTTGGGCCTAAGGCGGACTCTAAGTCGCAGGGGCTGTGCAGTCGGCCCGAGTACATCCGGCAGACGGTGGAAGACTCGCTCAAGAGGCTTCGTGTCGATGCGATCGACCTGCTCTACCAGCATCGCGTCGACCCCGACGTGCCAATTGAAGAGGTTGCAGGCACGGTGCGAGACCTGATCCAGCAGGGCAAAGTCAAACACTTCGGGCTCTCTGAAGCAGGCGCACAGACAATCAGACGAGCACATGCTGTCCAACCTGTCACGGCGCTGCAAAGCGAGTACTCACTGTGGTGGAAGCGGCCCGAAGAAGAGATCATCTCGACACTGGAGGAACTAGGCATAGGGTTCGTTCCCTACAGCCCTCTGGGAAAGGGCTATCTCACCGGAACGATCACAGAAGACACGAAGTTCGATCCAAACGACAACCGTGGCACGTTCCCGCGGTTTTCCCCGGCGGCTCTCAAGGCGAATCGTGGATTAGTAGATGTCATTCAAGCGTTCGCAGAGCACAAGCATGCGACGCTCGCCCAGATAGCGCTAGCATGGCTGCTCGCCCAGAAGCCATGGATCGTCCCAATCCCAGGCACTACAAAACTACAGCGGCTGGAGGAGAACATCGGGTCGACTCGCGTCGAACTCACAGCGAACGATCTCCAGGAACTCAACAGCACAACCGCCAAGATTACTGTAGAAGGTGACCGGTATCCGAAGGATCTAGAGCGCATGACTTATCGATAGTTCCCGGCTTTTCGATCAACGGTAGCGGATGCTGGATACTCCAATGGAGAACAGGTCGCTCCCTGCGAAACGGAAGGCATGATGCCACACATTCCCGCCAAGCGCACAGCCAACAACCAGGGCGATGGCAGCTTATTCGGGCGCGAAGACTTCCGCTATGAACCTGATACCGACACTTATGTCTGCCTGGCAACAAGAAGCTGCTGCGGAAGAACACTCATCATAAAAATTGTTACACCATATGTTGGGTTTCGGCTACCGACTGCGACACGCAGGCTCTGAGACGCGGCTCGGCTCGCCGCCTATATGAAGAAGCGTTGATCCGGATGTAGGAGCGGGTGACACCAGAAGCGATGAGACTAAGTCGATGTACTGTTGTCGAACATCCCTTCGCTACAATCAAGTACCGTAGCTTTCGGATTGAGGAACACAGAGGATCGATGGGAGTTCACATCAAAGACTAGAACCGGGTTGCGCCGTCACCAAACCTGAATTGCGATGATCTTAGGGTTAACAACGATCATGCCGGAAATATCCATTTCCAATAAGATCTGTAGATTGCGTTCTTGCCATCCCTTTGGCGCGTTATGGGCGAGTTCGTTCAAGGCAGATCCATCCGCTAAAAATTCGCACGCTGCCTGTGTGCCGAATTCATTGACACCGCCGATGGCCATTTGTACGCGCTTTCGATCAGGATCGATAATCCTCGTGATCAGCGCGTAGCTACGATCGGTCCGCTGCGCTGTAGTCTTTTCTGTTACCCACTTCTTGTCGGGATGTAGACGATCGCGAATGAACCAGATCTGTCCATGCTCTCCGTCTGCCGAGTCGAAAAAGAACCGAAGATTTCGATTGAGGTTCATGGACCAGACGTTGTTGAATGCGCCAAGGTAAATAACATTGGTGCGGTCTAATGCAATATTACGACTTTCCTGAGGCCACACAGCCTGTGTGACCAAACCCCGACTGTTTAGCAAACCGGCAAGGCTGATGACTCCACGAACATCCCCGATTGCGGTGCCACCGCTGTTTGCTTTAACGATATCGCCGGGCTGAATGAGTATTGGCGGCTGGTTTGCCTCAACCTTCTGTCGCAAGTCAGACGAAAGCCAGTAGAGATGGGAGTCGCCAAAGCAGAGCGTAACGTTTGTCTTGTACTGTAAGAAGGGCTTCCAGAACTGCTCCAGAGGACTATCACTCTTGAGATTTACGGGCCAGCTGTTCCGCCCGGCCAGAACAGCTATTATCAAAATGAGCAGGGCGACAACGATGGGCACAGGCTTAAAGAAGCCGCGCTTGGCAAACCAAGCGGTCGACCAGGATGGATCAGCGGGTACGGAGGGCGATTCGACACGTGAAATATCGAGCGCGCTGGCCTCATCCCGTTTTTTGTCTTCTGCGATATGCCATTGGAAGGTTGGGATGTAGGTTCCGGAAGACAGGCCAATCATCACAGCCGAAGGGGAAGATCGCTCCGAATAATACTGTGCCAGACGTCGCCGAACGTCGCTGGCCCTGACTCGCACGATGGAATCCGCTCCGGTATCGAAGTCCACCCTTCGACCGAACAACTCGACGCCGAGGAAGCGTTCATTCAGCCCATCGTAATTTCCGGCGAGAGCGTGCCTCACAATGCATTCCAGAAAATCGTGACATCGCTTACTGCCGGAAAAAGTTGGGCTCGCCAAAATCGCATCAAGCTCAAGCAGAACGGATGTCACCTGTTCTTGGGACAATTTGTGCGAGCGCTCTCGGTTTTGGATCTCCGCCAACATCGGTATGAACAACATTACCACTCTCAATAACGCAGAGGTAACGTAAGGATAACGTCGCTGGAAGTCATTGATTTTGTTGAGCGTGATCGACTAAACCGTTTATCACGTTGACCTTCGTCAGATTTGCAATGTTATATGCACTTCACTATCGAAATGAGCCGAAACCACTGGCATAGGCCTATGGCATTCTCAATGCTTGACATGAAGATTGGGGTGCTGCTGACACGTAGACGAGCCCTACCGTGAGTTCATTTTGTGCTGTGCCGATAGGAGAGGAGTTCGGGTGGAGCGAGATGGAATACAACGAACGGTTGCAAGAAGCCGAGAGCGCTAGGTTGGGCGTCATCGGTCATGTGCCCAGCTACCAGAGTATAGATTTGCTTCGCTAACAACCCCTGCTGATGCTCGCCAGTTGAGCCGTGTCGACCAGGAATAGAGCACGAAGCATCGCTCGGGGAACTATGGCATTGCAGTCGAAAGCGGCCACCCCCTTCACCTCAGGAGTCAAGACGGAGGTCGTGGTGCATGGCTCGATCGCACTGCCCAAATAGCAACGCTCCGAGCGGTTCTTGCCGGACACACTAGAAGGATGAGAATGCGATACCTTACATGTCCCCTTTTTACAATAATCATGACAATTGCAACTGTGACAGGTTTCTGCCAAGCCGTTCGGCGTGATCGCTCCTTGGCGCAGTTGAACGACCACGTTGCGATCTCCAAGGTTTGGTCCCCGGATTTAGGAAATGGGATGTACAAGAATCCGGTTCTGAACGCTGACTATTCGGATCCTGACGTCATCCGCGTTGGAGACCGGTTCTATCTGGTGGCGTCGAGCTTCGACGCTGTACCGGGACTCCCGATCCTGGAGTCCTATGATCTGGTGAACTGGCGGCTCATCGGACGTGCGCTTGCGAGACAGCTCCCCCTCGATAGGTATAGCGTGACGCAGCATGGAAATGGAGTGTGGGCACCGGCACTACGCTTTCACAACGGAGAGTTCTACCTCTACTATCCTGATCCGGACTTCGGGATTTACATGGTGAAGGCGAAGAACGCTGCGGGGCCTTGGTCCCAGCCGCTGCTAGTCAAGGCCGCCAAGGGGTGGATCGACCCGTGTCCATTGTGGGATGAGGATGGGAAGGCCTACCTGGTGTCGGGCTTGGCTGGGAGCCGTGCCGGCGCCAAGAGCGTCCTCATCATCAGCCGCATGAAGCCCGATGGCACAGAGCTATTGGATGGCGGAGCAATCGTCTATGACGGACACGGCGAAGACTCCACCATAGAAGGGCCAAAGCTTTACAAGCGTCATGGGTACTATTACATCTTTGCCCCAGCTGGAGGTGTCCCAACGGGCTGGCAGGTTGTGCTGCGATCCCGGAATATCTTCGGGCCGTATGAGCGTCGCAAAGTACTGCAGCAAGGGACCACGACGATCAACGGCCCGCACCAGGGAGCTTGGGTCGATACCGGGACCGGAGAGGATTGGTTTCTCCATTTTCAAGATCGCGGCTGGCTCGGGAGAGTTGTGCATTTAGAACCGATGAAATGGGCCGACGACTGGCCCGAAATCGGAGATGAGGCACAGGGTCCGATCGGCCAGCCAGTACTATCGTACAGAAAGCCTAAAACACTGCACCCATCTACACCTCGGAACCCAGCCGATAGCGATGAATTTAATGAGGCTGCACTTGGACTACAGTGGCAGTGGCAGGCTGACCCGGAGCCCACGTGGAGCTTTCCCTCTCAAGCCTTGGGCGTACTCCGATTGATCGATACTCCTGCCCCTCCGCAGGCGCACAATCTATGGAATACTCCGGCCGTTCTTTTGCAGAAGCTACCTGCACCTAGACTGATGGCGACCACCAAGCTAAAAGCGACCATCCTCAACCAGGGCGACCGGGCGGGTCTCATCCTGTTGGGCAAAGACTATGGGGCTCTGGCGCTTACGAAGACCGAACATGGCAATGTGCTTCGCCAATTGCTGTGCATGTCGGCCAATCTTGGGACTTCCGAAAGAATCGTAGCTGAAGTGCCTCTATCGCAGGATGACGTGTACCTGCGAGTCGCAGTGGACGAAGGCAGCGTGTCATTCAGCTATAGCGTAGATGGGAAAGAATTCCGTCCCATCGGCCAACGGTTTATGGCACAACCAGGTATATGGATAGGAGCGAAGGTGGGAATCTTCGCCAGTGGGGTGACAGATCACGGTGAATTCGGATATGCAGACTTCGATTGGTTTCGGTTGACTGCACTGCCGTAGCATCGCTCATTGACTCAAATCGTCGGATCGTCTGCTCCAAGGCACGGGTTTGTTTCTCCGGTCCGAAGCTCGTCCGAACTCGCCTCGGCGACGAAACGCTTCCACCTCGCATTCTTCTGTTCTGGCTCCTCCAACCGCCAGCCTTCTCCATCTTCAAGCCATCGTATTCTTTGCGCAATCGAAAATAAGTTGGTTCCGTGATGCCATCATCCCTATGTGCTTCCTGCCATTCGCCATTCCAGCTTCCCCGTATCAGTATGCTTCGTTCCCGCTGCTTGCTATAGAACTCGCCGGACACTCCACAACTGTTAGGCGGCTTTCAAAGGACTGGTGATCCGCTGCAAGTTGAGCTATCTCAACGAAATGACTGCCGTAGCGTTTCCGTAACGCCGGCTTCACATCGCTGATTCTATGGAACATACACGCATAAACGGTTTGAAACGTTGACAAATTTACTCTCTTGCGAAGACTGTCTCACCTGACACTCGACAAAGCGATTTATGGCTTTAGAAATGCTGGTAACGTTCGCTGATAACGGACCCATACCATCACGAGAACACGTGAGAAGAGGATTCGACCATGAAAGCTGGAAATTGCAGAACAAGCCTCACCAGCCGCAAGAGACAAAGTTGGACAACACGATATATGCCTATGCGAAAGATTGCGTATTCCTTGCTGCCTGTAATCGTGATTACGCTCTTTGCCGGAATACTGTCGGCACAAACGACGGGCCTGGGAACTATATCCGGAAGAGTGCTGGACCCAACTGGGGCCGTTATACCGAGTGCACATATTACGGTCACCAATACGGCCACCGGAGTAGCGTTATCGATAAGCAGTAACGATGAAGGACTTTATCGTGCCGGAGACCTGGTTCCCGGACCCTACACGATTGCGGTCAGCGCAAACGGGTACAAAGCATTGCTGCGGGAAGGGATTACGCTGGTTTCGGATGCATCAGAGACGGCAGACCTCAGCTTGACCATCGGTCAGTCATCGCAGCAGGTGATGGTATATGCAGATGCGTCCCTATTGAACTTGTCTTCCGGTTCGGACGGACAGGTTGTGAGCACGCAGCAGATTGAGGACACGCCCACGGCTGGCGCCAACCCGCTGCTGCTCCTAAAGTTCAACTCTGCCATTCAAACCAGCGATGCCTCAAACCTGTACATGAACGGCAGCTACAACGCGGGAGCCGCGAACTCTCGCATCGGATCCGCAGGGCAGATCTCAAAGAACGAGTACATGCTGGACGGTGCTCCGGACCAGGCAAGCAATCACACTGTCGCCTATGCTCCGCCTCCTGATGAGGTAAACGAGATGTTTACCGACGTAATGGGGTTCGATGCCCAGGTAGGCAAGACACTGGGAATTTATACCAACGTCACCAGCAAGACGGGCACCGAGCAGTTTCATGGATCGGCACGTTGGACATACGAGGATCAACGCTGGCAGGCTCTGACTCACTTCGCGCGCGTAAACATCGTCACGGCCTGCACGACAGGAACGGCGGCACAATGCGCTGTCGCCCAGGCGCAAAACCTCCAACCGGGGACCCACGAAAACAACTGGGGCGTCAGCATTGGCGGACCGGTTATTATTCCCCATCTCTTCGACGGCAGGCAGAAGAAGCTCTTCTTCTTCTTCGGCTCTGTCCGGGATCAGTTCACAGGCGTGTCTAACACGTCGGTGACTGTGCCGACTGTGCAGGAGCGTGGTCTGAATGGATCGAATGCAGACTTCTCCGACCTTCCCGGATGTCCTTCCGCTTGCGGCGCTTACACGATCTACGATCCATTGACCGTAAAGGCTGCGGGGTCGACCAACTATACCCGCACCTCTTTCGCAGGCAATGTGATTCCCGCCAATCGTATTAACAACCCCATGACGGCGCTGTTTAACGCTGTCTTGCCCATGCCCAACAACGGCGGCGCGATTGGGCTGAATGGCTTGGGCAACTACACCTACAACCAGTTACAACCCCAGACCTTTACCGCATACACTCCGCGCATCGACTACGCGTTGAGAGATAACGATCGCTTCTTCGCGCGCGCATCGAAGATTCACTATTTCCAAGATACGCATGGATTCACAACCAACGATGTCGATGAGGGAATAGTAAATCAGGACGCGTTGATCCTTTCCGTGGGCTGGACGCATGTTTTTAGCCCGAACCTTGTGATGGATAATACGATTGGATATTCGCGATACTTGAACGGATTGCAAGAGCCAGGGCTCTTGAAGTATCCGGCTACCTCCATAGGTCTGCCTGACTATCTCCAGAGTGAAGCGATGGCCGCGGGATTCAATGGTCCGCCACTGGTGCAATTCGCCAGCCCTCCCAATACTCCGTACAACCAGGTCGGCGCGAAAAGCTATCCTCCCAACTACGATAAGATCGGAAACTATCGTACTGGAATTACATTTTCGCACGGAGCCCATACCTTCAAAGCCGGCGCTGAATACCGGTTGCAAGTGGCGATCGGTACGCCTGAGGGAAATATCACCGGCTTACTGAACTTCGATAACACATTTACCCGCCAGAACAGCAACGGTACAGGCAGCCCGCAACAGCTGGGCCTGGACTACGCAGCATATCTGCTGGGCATGCAAACTTCGGCCACACTCGACACCCAGGTTCTGTGGAAGCGGAGCAATCCCTACTATGCATTCTGGGGCGGCGACAACTGGCGTGTGAACTCTAAGCTAACCATCAACACCGGCTTGCGCTTCGAGTATGAGTTCGGCCCCACAGAATCCGGCAATCGGCAGATGATGTACTTCGATCCTAATCAGGCGCTTCCAACTGCTAGTGATGTGAACAGCGCTTATGCAGCTAATTATGCAGTCTACGCGGCCGCGTTTCCGGCTGGATTGCCTGCTCCTCCTACATCGCTGAACATTAAGGGAGGTCCTGTTTACGCGGGTGTGAATGGCGTGGGCACGAGAGCCTGGGTGGATAGCTGGCGTTTGCTGCCCAGGTTTGCCGCAGCCTACGCTCTACGACCTTCCCTCGTGATCCGGGGCGGGTATGGACTGTTCTACGACACAAACAATGTGTTAAATCAGAACCCCGATCTTACAGGTTTCTCAGCGACCACGACCACTGCCTCTACAAGCGATAACGGAGTGGGGTTGGACGGAAACTGGGTGGGTGCAAATCCATATGCGGGAACCTCTCCTGTGACCAATCCGTTCCCAGCCTTATCCAACGGCAATAACTTTGTCCAGCCTCTCGGATCGTCGCTGGGCGCCATGGCGATCGCGGGCAACAGCTGGAGCTTTTATCCGAAAGACTTCCTGCCGGCGCGCCAACAACGCTGGAATGTTACGGTTGAAAAACAGATTGGCTCATCAACCGTCTTGCATGTCGATTACATTGGGTCGTGGACGACGAGACTCCAGGTGAGCCAGAATCTCAACTCCGTGCCAGAGGCCTACTTTACGGGGGGCGACGTGCTGAACCCCAACAATGGCACATTGAGCGGCACCGTGAAGGGCAATCCGTTCCTTTACAAAAACATGAGCAACTTGGCTACTTCTTCTCCGGTTATCTACCAGAATGTTCTGACTCAACGGTCGCAATTCACAAGTTCCAACGTAAGCATCGCCAAGCTGCTCGAACCCTACCCACAGCTTGGAACTCTCACGGAGTATGCCCCAGTTGGCAATTCAAAATTTAATGAGCTAAACCTATCGTGGCGGCGGAGGATGTCGAACGGACTAAGCTTCGCTATCAACTATCAACAGAACTGGCAGAGCGATCAGGATTGGTTCGCCAATTCATTCGATGCGGTTCCGAGTTGGGAGCCGAGCAACAATTCGCGTCCGTACCGCCTTGCCGCAATCGGAACTTGGGAGCTTCCTTTTGGGAAGAACAAGCCGTTTGCTAACCATGGGTTGATGTCGAAGGCGTTTGGCGGATTCAAACTCGACAATGCTTACGAGCAGCAGGAGGGCGCACTGCTCAGCTTTAGCAATGTCATCTTCACCGGAGGAGACCCGAAGAGCATCAAGCTAGCCCACCCGACATACGGCGAATGGTTCAATACGACGAACTTCGACAAGATACCCGCGGATCAACTGGGAGCATACAATTTGCGCGTGTTTCCCTCAAGGGTTCCAGGCGTTCGTCAACAGGGTTATGGGAATTTGAACTCCAATCTGGAACGCAGTATCCCGCTCACGGAACGAGTCGATATGAAGCTTAGGTTCGAGTGCTTCGATGTGTTTAATCACACTTTAGTGGCCGCTCCGAACACAACCCCAACTTCAGCTCAGTTTGGACAGGTGACGGGTAATGCGCAAAACTTCTCCCGATTCATACAAATACAGGGGAAGATCATGTTTTAGTAACGCAAATGTCGCAACACTAGCAACATGCCGGGACAATACCACTGGTCGCGCAGATGCACCCCCAGTCCTGTCAATGATCCGTGGAGCAGTAAGACTGATGAAGCTATCAATAATCTCTCATTCCGAAATCAAAGTTTGTCCTGCGTAATAGCCGTTTTGCTACACGGTTTCAACTGAACTACGATATGAAAATGAGGCAATTCTTTTTAAACGACAGTCGAGGGAACAGATGAAGGAGACCAACCTGATCCTGGCTGTCGCACAATCGGGGTCCATTCCCGGCGACGTGTCGGCAAATGTCGCTCGTCATCTGCGATTCGGGGTCGTTGCTGCGGAGCATGGCGTTCAGTTTCTTGTCTTTCCCGAGTTGTCCCTGACGGGATACGAACCAGCCTTGGCCCGGTCGAATTCAGTTCATCCTCACGACCCCAAATTGGATCCGTTGCGTCGTCTTGCCGAAGAGGCGCGTATGACGGTAGTGGTGGGGGCCCCAATACTCAACGATAAGCGCGAATTGCATATCGGGGCGCTCGCCATCTGTTCCGATGGCATGGTATCGACATACACAAAACAACACCTTCACCCAGGTGAAGATGAAGTATTCACTCCCGGCTTGGGTGGGCCCATGTTGTCAGTCGAGGGCGCGGCCGTTGCTTTAGCGATCTGCGCAGACACAACGTACCCGCAGCACCCGGCCAGCGCTGCGGCATGTGGTGCGAATGTCTATGCGGCAGGCGTTTTGATCACCGAGAACGGATACGCATCAGACACGGCTTTGCTCAGGCAGTACTCGCTCCAACATAAGATGGCCGTCCTCATGGCTAACCATAGTGCGCCAACTGGAGGATGGGTTTCGGCAGGCAAAAGCGCTATCTGGTCCGACGACGGAGAGTTGGTGGCCACAAGTCCAGGAACGGAGGAAGGTTTACTCATTGCGACCAGGCACAAGCGTATATGGGATGGCATGTCGCTGTCAGTTCCAACGGTTTCTTCCGCGATAGGCTCCCAAACTGGCTCCCGGTAGCAATGCAGCGATCACGCTCAAACAGAACGGCCCCTATCGCCATCCCTTCCTCGGTGGTTCGGCATTCATCGACAATAACTTGAGCGCCCAAAATCCTTCAACTTCGAGCATGGTCAGTCAGTTGACCAGCTTCACGTGCAATTTCTCGAACGAATATACCCTCAACCTTACCAATCAAAACGGTACTGCATTCAACCAAGGTGAAGCTGATCCGTCGCTTAGTTTTGGAGTAGCTCTTTACAAGACTGGCCGCCGGATTATGGAACTCTCTTTCAGATACACGTTCTAGTCTTGATTCTTGCGCGCTGCGAGACACTGCGCTCTCAGCGCGCCTACTGCATTTATCGCTAAAATCAACACTGTGATTGTGCCGTTATCGAGGAGTGGTTTCTATCTCCGCATTTCGTTCATTCGATCGCAGTGGTATTTATCTTCCTCACATCGATAATGGAGCTATATGTTGAGATCGAATTTACATCATCCTTTAAGGCTATCCCTCCTGCTTTTGCTTTTGACCACGTTATTCGGTACACCTTTTCAGGCTGATTCGCAGCAGACCGCGAAGCGTCAAATCGTCGTAGACATCGCGCAAGCTGGCACGCCAGTGGACCGCTTCTTTGACCTTTCTGTCGGTTCCGATTACCCGGGGACACTTATTCGCAACGATAGCCAGGAGCAGCTCAAGGTTGCGGTTGACGAGCTGGGATTTCGCTATCTACGCTTCCATGCCATCTTCCATGATGTGTTGGGGACCGTTCGCATCGAAGATGGCAAGACCATCTATGACTGGACGAAGGTCGACCAGCTCTATGACGAACTCTTAGCCATGCACATCAAACCCTTCGTAGAGCTCGGTTTCACACCGAAAGCGCTAGCAACATCCAATAACAGTATTTTTTATTGGAAGGGCAACACCTCACATCCGAATCCAGCAGGCTGGCACGACCTGATAGCGGCCTTTATTCACCACATCGAGGCGCGATATGGACAGCAGGAGGTGCGCTCCTGGTTCTTCGAAGTGTGGAACGAACCCAACCTCTCCGGATTTTGGGAAGGCGCAGATCAGCAGGCCTACTTCAAGCTCTACGACCAGACCTCAAACACGATAAAGAGTATCGATCCGGCGCTTCGTGTAGGCGGGCCGGCTACGGCTGGAGTTGGCTGGATCCCTGAGTTCCTGGCCCATGTCAAGCAAAGCGGAGCCGCCATCGATTTCGTCGCGACCCATACTTACGGCGTGGACGGAGGATTCCTTGATGAAAACGGACAGAGCGATACAAAGCTTTCTCCGTCACCGGACGCCATTATCGGAGATGTGCGCCACGTTCGAGAGCAAGTCGCAGTTTCCGCCTTTCCGGACCTGCCCGTGTACTTCACGGAGTGGAGTACGAGCTACACGCCACGAGACGTCATCCATGATTCTTATGTGAGCGCCCCGTACATTTTGAGCAAACTGAAGGGCTCCGAAGGACTCGTACAAGGGATGAGCTATTGGACCTACACGGACCTGTTCGAGGAGCCCGGACCGCCGACCGCGGCGTTTCAGGGTGGATTCGGTTTGCTGAACCGTGATGGGATTCGCAAACCCGCGTTCTTTGCTTATAAGTACCTCCACGCACTACAGGGGAATGCGCTCCATTCCAACGATCCACAATCTATGATGGCCGTAAAGGGAGACAACGTCGAAGCGCTCTTATGGGACTTCAAACAGCCGGAGCAGAGGGTGAGCAACCGCTCTTTCTACACCAAGTTGCTCCCCTCTGTTCCTGCGGCTCCTGTCGAACTACACGTTACGCATATGTCGCCGTTCACAAAATATCACTTAGAGGTGCATCGTACTGGCTACCAGGCGAATGATGCATACTCGGCATACATAAAAATGGGAGCACCCAAGGATTTATCTACAAAACAGATAGCCCAATTGAACGAATTCACTCGCGATCGACCAGAAAAGACACAAATCGTCCGCAGCAATAAGGACGGTGAGGTTGCAGTGACCGTGCCTATGCGGAGCAACGATATTGTCTTGATCCTACTGACGCGCACGTCTGGCAGGGACTAACTCGATTATGTCTAGCTGTTTCGCTCAGACCGCGCACATCCAAGCAGGGCGCG includes the following:
- a CDS encoding (R)-mandelonitrile lyase, producing MDIKRVGTQASGKGPADWFTGTVRVDPLFQAPEPALVSGASVTFEPGARTAWHTHPLGQTLIVTAGAGWVQLEGGLIQDIRQGDVVWFAPGEKHWHGATSTTAMTHIAIQEKLDGKVVDWMEHVTDEQYLKAR
- a CDS encoding aldo/keto reductase gives rise to the protein MQKRALGTSGLEVSAIGLGCMRMSAGHGEVAGTKKEMIALIRGAVERGITFFDTAQVYGPFVNEKLVGEALAPLRDQVIIATKFGFNFGPKADSKSQGLCSRPEYIRQTVEDSLKRLRVDAIDLLYQHRVDPDVPIEEVAGTVRDLIQQGKVKHFGLSEAGAQTIRRAHAVQPVTALQSEYSLWWKRPEEEIISTLEELGIGFVPYSPLGKGYLTGTITEDTKFDPNDNRGTFPRFSPAALKANRGLVDVIQAFAEHKHATLAQIALAWLLAQKPWIVPIPGTTKLQRLEENIGSTRVELTANDLQELNSTTAKITVEGDRYPKDLERMTYR
- a CDS encoding glycoside hydrolase family 43 protein, which codes for MYKNPVLNADYSDPDVIRVGDRFYLVASSFDAVPGLPILESYDLVNWRLIGRALARQLPLDRYSVTQHGNGVWAPALRFHNGEFYLYYPDPDFGIYMVKAKNAAGPWSQPLLVKAAKGWIDPCPLWDEDGKAYLVSGLAGSRAGAKSVLIISRMKPDGTELLDGGAIVYDGHGEDSTIEGPKLYKRHGYYYIFAPAGGVPTGWQVVLRSRNIFGPYERRKVLQQGTTTINGPHQGAWVDTGTGEDWFLHFQDRGWLGRVVHLEPMKWADDWPEIGDEAQGPIGQPVLSYRKPKTLHPSTPRNPADSDEFNEAALGLQWQWQADPEPTWSFPSQALGVLRLIDTPAPPQAHNLWNTPAVLLQKLPAPRLMATTKLKATILNQGDRAGLILLGKDYGALALTKTEHGNVLRQLLCMSANLGTSERIVAEVPLSQDDVYLRVAVDEGSVSFSYSVDGKEFRPIGQRFMAQPGIWIGAKVGIFASGVTDHGEFGYADFDWFRLTALP
- a CDS encoding TonB-dependent receptor, encoding MRKIAYSLLPVIVITLFAGILSAQTTGLGTISGRVLDPTGAVIPSAHITVTNTATGVALSISSNDEGLYRAGDLVPGPYTIAVSANGYKALLREGITLVSDASETADLSLTIGQSSQQVMVYADASLLNLSSGSDGQVVSTQQIEDTPTAGANPLLLLKFNSAIQTSDASNLYMNGSYNAGAANSRIGSAGQISKNEYMLDGAPDQASNHTVAYAPPPDEVNEMFTDVMGFDAQVGKTLGIYTNVTSKTGTEQFHGSARWTYEDQRWQALTHFARVNIVTACTTGTAAQCAVAQAQNLQPGTHENNWGVSIGGPVIIPHLFDGRQKKLFFFFGSVRDQFTGVSNTSVTVPTVQERGLNGSNADFSDLPGCPSACGAYTIYDPLTVKAAGSTNYTRTSFAGNVIPANRINNPMTALFNAVLPMPNNGGAIGLNGLGNYTYNQLQPQTFTAYTPRIDYALRDNDRFFARASKIHYFQDTHGFTTNDVDEGIVNQDALILSVGWTHVFSPNLVMDNTIGYSRYLNGLQEPGLLKYPATSIGLPDYLQSEAMAAGFNGPPLVQFASPPNTPYNQVGAKSYPPNYDKIGNYRTGITFSHGAHTFKAGAEYRLQVAIGTPEGNITGLLNFDNTFTRQNSNGTGSPQQLGLDYAAYLLGMQTSATLDTQVLWKRSNPYYAFWGGDNWRVNSKLTINTGLRFEYEFGPTESGNRQMMYFDPNQALPTASDVNSAYAANYAVYAAAFPAGLPAPPTSLNIKGGPVYAGVNGVGTRAWVDSWRLLPRFAAAYALRPSLVIRGGYGLFYDTNNVLNQNPDLTGFSATTTTASTSDNGVGLDGNWVGANPYAGTSPVTNPFPALSNGNNFVQPLGSSLGAMAIAGNSWSFYPKDFLPARQQRWNVTVEKQIGSSTVLHVDYIGSWTTRLQVSQNLNSVPEAYFTGGDVLNPNNGTLSGTVKGNPFLYKNMSNLATSSPVIYQNVLTQRSQFTSSNVSIAKLLEPYPQLGTLTEYAPVGNSKFNELNLSWRRRMSNGLSFAINYQQNWQSDQDWFANSFDAVPSWEPSNNSRPYRLAAIGTWELPFGKNKPFANHGLMSKAFGGFKLDNAYEQQEGALLSFSNVIFTGGDPKSIKLAHPTYGEWFNTTNFDKIPADQLGAYNLRVFPSRVPGVRQQGYGNLNSNLERSIPLTERVDMKLRFECFDVFNHTLVAAPNTTPTSAQFGQVTGNAQNFSRFIQIQGKIMF
- a CDS encoding carbon-nitrogen hydrolase family protein produces the protein MKETNLILAVAQSGSIPGDVSANVARHLRFGVVAAEHGVQFLVFPELSLTGYEPALARSNSVHPHDPKLDPLRRLAEEARMTVVVGAPILNDKRELHIGALAICSDGMVSTYTKQHLHPGEDEVFTPGLGGPMLSVEGAAVALAICADTTYPQHPASAAACGANVYAAGVLITENGYASDTALLRQYSLQHKMAVLMANHSAPTGGWVSAGKSAIWSDDGELVATSPGTEEGLLIATRHKRIWDGMSLSVPTVSSAIGSQTGSR